The Setaria italica strain Yugu1 chromosome IX, Setaria_italica_v2.0, whole genome shotgun sequence genome has a window encoding:
- the LOC101777828 gene encoding putative disease resistance RPP13-like protein 1: protein MAALLDEFASKLVGILAGMVKEEVEMLLGVPGEVTKLETTLRDLSDILGDAERKRIRDKATEGWVRELKDVMYDADDVLDLCQLMEGGEDPPAPTSAPKTTSRCWDMPKMFFCFRNPVAAHEIGTKIQAINQRLEDLAKRSSRFGFITQAIHSSADSINKASNSLSDETGSVFIRSDVVGEKVEDDTKKIVDLLIKKVDAPIGSRANSDVVVAVAITGTGGIGKTTLAKMVFGDSRVEDNFEERIWLSVNREFNEINVLQSLIASFGAKHEGCAGNKDLLQRAMKDTIRQKKKFLLVMDDVWSEDVWYKLLREPLNHGASGSRVLVTTRNDGVARGMKAQHLHRVDKLTTEDAWILLKNQVVLNESDEADVDELKSIGMEIVERCDCLPLAVKVLGGLLRRKSRTRDDWTDVSSHGTWSTTGIHEDINKAVYLSYEDLPSHLKQCFVYCSLIPKGYLILSAEIVKVWIAAGHVHNKMSCKAPEELGEEYYKELVSRNLLEPDKRYYSTIACSMHDVVRSFAQYIIKDEGILISDGQDVNRTLSTAKLRHLSISNKAVGHDTLQTQALLRTLMLFGSSTTVELKDMLNNLSCLRVLRLIEVDLVELPDSICHLKHLRSLCLSGTSISTIPQGIGDLKFLQSIDLDGCANIHQLPNSILKLRKLRSLNLSDTAITSIPRGLGKLEDLFHISGFPTHYSDESTGGWCSLEELRPLSKLQRLKISCLEKAPSGSMAAKANLSSKHHLKWLYLEFTSRLGDNGEVEGNISEEEHRRTEEVLDNLCPPTCMEELDITGYFARGLPQWMRTMSAFGSLRRLQLDDYACCTHLPNGLGQLPFLDYFWVDRAPSVQCVGHDFLFPSLGGQADGKVTRNNKRQPHHTSRGAGVAFPKLITLGFVGMLGWIEWEWEQHVLAMPALEELTIRNCKLQRLPAGLAQHACRLRQLSLTDVQHLVSVDNFPSLVKLRSYDNPRLERISNNPSLQLIDISYCRALKELDRLPSLRSLLWWDLRAEALPKYLREATLKKLRVDCSRSLLKLIALQDESSEWGKIQHVQQLKAYGRKIEGEAEEADQSHEDEDAEWYIYCTKEPYSFDAYLGKSTG, encoded by the exons ATGGCGGCGCTGCTGGACGAGTTCGCGTCCAAGCTTGTGGGCATCCTGGCAGGCATGgtgaaggaggaggtggagatgcTCCTCGGCGTGCCGGGTGAGGTCACCAAGCTCGAGACCACGCTCCGTGACCTGAGCGACATCTTGGGTGATGCGGAGAGGAAGCGCATCCGTGACAAGGCTACGGAGGGTTGGGTGAGGGAGCTCAAGGACGTCATGTACGACGCCGATGACGTCCTTGACCTCTGCCAGCTCATGGAGGGCGGAGAAGATCCTCCCGCACCAACATCTGCTCCgaaaaccacctcaaggtgctGGGACATGCCCAAGATGTTCTTTTGCTTCCGCAACCCTGTTGCGGCACATGAGATTGGAACGAAGATCCAAGCGATCAACCAGCGACTGGAAGACCTGGCAAAGAGGAGCTCCCGTTTCGGATTCATCACCCAAGCCATCCATTCCTCAGCTGATTCAATCAACAAAGCTTCCAATTCTTTGTCCGACGAGACTGGATCGGTTTTTATCCGGTCTGATGTTGTCGGCGAGAAGGTTGAGGATGACACGAAGAAAATTGTTGATCTACTCATCAAGAAGGTGGATGCTCCTATAGGATCAAGGGCCAATAGTGATGTGGTTGTTGCTGTTGCTATCACAGGCACAGGTGGGATAGGCAAAACCACTCTTGCTAAGATGGTCTTCGGTGATAGTAGGGTGGAGGACAACTTCGAGGAAAGGATCTGGTTGAGCGTTAACCGTGAGTTCAATGAGATCAATGTCCTACAAAGTCTTATAGCTTCTTTTGGTGCAAAACATGAGGGCTGTGCGGGAAACAAGGACCTACTTCAGCGTGCCATGAAGGATACGATCCGGCAAAAGAAGAAGTTTTTGTTGGTGATGGATGATGTGTGGAGCGAAGATGTGTGGTATAAGCTGCTTAGAGAGCCGCTCAATCATGGTGCTTCTGGCAGTCGAGTCTTGGTGACCACAAGAAATGATGGAGTTGCTCGTGGGATGAAAGCTCAACATCTCCATCGAGTTGACAAGCTAACAACGGAAGATGCTTGGATTTTGCTAAAGAACCAG GTAGTTTTGAATGAGAGTGATGAAGCTGATGTCGATGAATTGAAGAGTATCGGGATGGAAATTGTTGAAAGATGTGACTGCTTGCCATTAGCAGTTAAGGTCCTTGGAGGACTCTTGCGCCGCAAAAGTAGAACAAGAGATGACTGGACGGATGTTAGTAGCCATGGCACTTGGTCGACAACTGGAATCCATGAAGATATTAATAAAGCGGTCTATTTGAGTTATGAAGACTTGCCTTCACACCTGAAGCAATGTTTTGTGTATTGTTCGCTAATCCCTAAAGGTTACTTGATTTTGAGTGCAGAAATAGTCAAGGTTTGGATTGCAGCAGGTCATGTACACAACAAGATGAGCTGTAAGGCACCAGAAGAGTTGGGGGAAGAATACTACAAAGAATTGGTTTCAAGAAATCTTCTAGAACCAGACAAACGTTACTATAGTACAATAGCATGCAGCATGCACGATGTTGTCCGTTCCTTCGCTCAGTATATAATTAAAGATGAAGGGATACTTATTAGTGATGGGCAGGATGTCAATAGAACTCTTAGCACTGCAAAGCTTCGGCACCTATCTATCTCAAACAAGGCAGTAGGGCATGACACTTTGCAAACACAAGCCTTGCTTAGAACATTAATGTTATTCGGAAGCAGCACCACTGTTGAGTTGAAGGATATGTTGAACAACCTTTCTTGCCTAAGAGTACTACGTCTGATAGAAGTAGATCTAGTTGAGCTGCCAGACTCCATATGCCACCTCAAACATTTAAGATCCTTGTGTCTTTCTGGCACAAGCATATCCACAATTCCTCAAGGCATAGGAGATCTAAAATTTCTACAATCTATTGACCTTGATGGGTGTGCAAATATTCATCAACTTCCTAACAGCATCCTAAAGCTGCGGAAGCTAAGGTCACTCAACTTGAGCGACACGGCAATCACTTCAATTCCTCGTGGCTTGGGAAAACTAGAAGATTTGTTCCACATAAGCGGGTTTCCAACACATTATTCAGATGAGAGCACAGGTGGCTGGTGCAGCTTAGAAGAACTCAGACCTCTGTCGAAGCTCCAACGCCTTAAAATAAGTTGTCTGGAGAAGGCACCTTCCGGTTCTATGGCTGCTAAAGCAAACCTTAGCAGTAAACATCACCTGAAATGGTTATATTTGGAATTTACCAGCAGGCTAGGAGACAACGGGGAGGTCGAAGGCAACATTAGCGAGGAGGAACACAGGAGAACAGAGGAGGTGCTGGATAATTTGTGTCCTCCAACTTGCATGGAAGAACTTGATATCACAGGCTACTTTGCACGTGGGCTACCGCAGTGGATGAGAaccatgtcagcctttgggagCTTAAGGCGGTTGCAGCTAGATGACTACGCATGCTGCACGCATCTACCTAATGGATTGGGGCAGCTCCCCTTTCTTGATTATTTTTGGGTCGATCGTGCTCCGTCTGTCCAGTGCGTTGGGCACGatttcctcttcccctccttgGGTGGTCAAGCCGATGGCAAAGTAACACGGAACAATAAGAGGCAGCCTCATCATACTTCGCGTGGTGCTGGTGTTGCTTTTCCCAAGCTGATAACATTGGGTTTTGTAGGCATGCTGGGATGGATAGAGTGGGAGTGGGAGCAGCACGTCCTAGCGATGCCTGCACTAGAGGAGCTTACAATCAGAAACTGCAAACTGCAACGCCTTCCTGCAGGGCTTGCACAACATGCATGCCGGTTGAGACAGTTGAGCCTGACAGATGTCCAGCACTTGGTCTCTGTGGATAACTTCCCTTCACTAGTCAAGCTTCGGTCATATGACAACCCAAGGCTGGAGAGGATCAGCAACAACCCAAGCTTGCAATTGATTGACATTAGCTATTGCCGAGCACTAAAGGAATTGGATCGTTTGCCATCCCTTCGAAGCCTCCTGTGGTGGGATTTGCGTGCTGAAGCACTCCCAAAATACTTGCGAGAGGCAACGCTAAAGAAATTGCGTGTAGATTGTAGCCGAAGTTTGCTCAAACTGATAGCACTACAAGATGAATCCTCCGAATGGGGAAAGATCCAGCATGTCCAGCAACTAAAGGCGTATGGACGCAAGATAGAaggagaagcggaggaagccgacCAATCGCACGAAGATGAGGATGCCGAGTGGTACATCTACTGTACCAAGGAGCCGTATTCATTCGACGCATACCTGGGCAAGTCCACGG gatga